TTGCTCATTAAATATCTATTAGATGAAGGAGATGAGAAATAATGGAATTTATAAAAGAAAATTTTGAGATAATTGTTATTTTATTATTCATACTATTAATTGTATTATCAGTCATTGTTTTAAGTTTTAATAAATATTTTGCAATGTATTTTTCAAATAAGAAATTCCACATTGCATCTCATTTTGAAATAGATGCAAAAGATGAGAATAAAATGTTTACAATAGATATATATAATAGAAATATAAATGATGTGAGACTTTCTGGATTTGGTTTTGTTTATAAAGATAGAAACATCGATTTTTATAAATCGTATTTAGAACATAAGCAATTACCTGTTGATCACAAAGTCGTTATATCATCTAGAGATTATTTATCTACAAAAATTGAAATTAATACTTTAAAAAACATCATCTCAGATATTAATCACGGAAGTTTATATATGGATTCTCTACAAGCATATGTAACTGATTCACTAGGGTTAACAAGTAGAACTAATGCTAAACAAATTAAAAGTCAAATAGAAGAAATCTTAAGATATGAAAAAAAGATGAAACATTTAGAAATTAAAAAACAAAAACAAAAACTTAAAAACGAAGCTAAGTTATTTAAACAAAGAGCAATTATAGAAAGAAGAATAAAAAGAAAAGAACGACAAGCAAAAATCATTTTGGGATTTAAGAAAATGGTTTCAAAGGTCAAAGGAAATAAAAACAAGTCTTAAAGTAGTCATGCTTGAAATAAAAAGAACAAAAATGAATTCATCTTTGTTCTTTTTTATTATTATTTATCATATATAGAATCATCAAACTGATCAATTTCTTTAATCAATTCATCATATACTTCTGATTCTTTAATCTTTTTAATAATTTTACCTTTTCTAAATAAAATAGCTTCACCTTTACCACCAGCAACACCTATATCAGCGTGTTTTGCTTCTCCGGGTCCATTAACTGCACACCCCATAATCGCAACATTAATAGTCTTATTGATTTGAAGCAAATACTTTTCTATCTTTTTAGCAATATCAATCATATCATATTGAATTCTACCACAAGTAGGACAACTAATTAGATTAGGAACTTTATCCTTTAATCCTAAATTCTTTAAGATTTCTTTTGCTGCTTGAATCTCTAAAATAGGATTATCAGTTAGAGAAACTCTAATTGTGTTACCTATACCTTCATGAAGAAGTATACCTATGCCCATAGCGCTCTTAATTCCGCCGCTAAAAGCTGTTCCAGCTTCAGTTACACCTAAGTGAAGGGGATAGTTAAAAGTCTTTGCAGCCAGTCTATAAGTCTCAATCATTAAATTCATATCAGTAGCTTTTAAAGATAGCGCAATATCATGAAAATCCATAGATTCTAAAATATCAACATGGGATTTAGCAACTTCGACCATAAGTTCTGGTGTTGGTTCAGCTCTTCCAGGAAGAGATCCACTATTGACTCCGATTCGAATTGGAATATGTTTTTCTTTGCATGCATTAACAACAAGTTCTACATGCTCTCTTTTGAGTATATTTCCCGGATTTAATCTGATTTTATCTGCACCATTTTCAATGGAAGCAAGTGCTAGTCTATAATCAAAATGGATGTCTGCAACTAAAGGAATAGAAATTTGTTTTTTTATTTCCTTAATAGCTTTAGCATCTACTAAATCTAAGACAGCAACCCTTATGATTTCACAGCCAGCTTTTTCTAGCATCTTTATTTGCTTAACGGTTGCCTCTACATCTTTTGTATATGTGTTAGTCATGGACTGGATATAAACCTTATTATTTCCGCCCATTGTATAAGATCCTATCTTTATAGGATGAGTTTGTTCTCTTTGTAACATATTTATCACCTAAAACTATTATAGAATAAACAACTAAAAAATGATAGTTTTTTACATAATCAAAAGAAAAAGAGCTAAAAAAAAATAAAAAGCATAAAATGATTGAAATAAATGGGTGCATTTGATATAATATCTTCGTATGTTTGGAGGGATTGACATGAGAGATCTTGTAAAACTGGTTTGTACTTCATGTGGCGATGAAAATTATCATACTGATAAAAATAAAAAAACTAAACCTGAACGTTTAGAATTTAAGAAATATTGCCCACGTGAAAGAAAATATACAATCCATAAAGAGAAGAAATAAGCTATTCTATGAATAGTTTTTTTTCTATCATATGAAAACATTTAAAGAAAATAAAATATTTGCACATAGTTTTTTACTATGTCGCTTTGATGTATGCTATTTAATTGATCCCTCACATGATTTAGAAAGCATAATCGAAGCATTAGAAGGCAGAAAATTGGAAGGCATTTTATTGACACATGCACATATGGATCACGTTGAGTTAATCCATATGTTTGATTGTCCAATCTATATGCATTTAGATGATGCGCATTTGCTGTTTGAAGATCAATATAATGGATACCATCCTAATAAACACCCTTATATGAGAAAAGCTTTAAAACTTAAATATGTAGCTGATGGCACAAAGCTAGCTATGGGTGATGGTTTTATAGAAGTTATTCATACACCAGGGCATACTAAAGGTAGTGTATGCTATTTATATGATTCTAAGTTATTTGCAGGAGATACTTTGTTTAGAGAAAGTGTTGGAAGACATGATTTGTATTCGGGTTCATTAGTTGAATTGAGGAAAAGTATCATTAAATTAATGAAATTGCCTGGTCAGACTAAGGTTTATCCAGGACATGATGAAAATACAACGATAAGGTATGAACAAAAGCATAATCCCTATTATATAAAATGGGCAAAACAACAAAAAAAATGAAAGCAAAATCACATATTTTGCTTTTTTTTAATTAAATAGCACATAACCCTTGACAGTGCCAAACAAATATTATACAATGATACTGGCACAAACCAAAATAGAGTGCTAAAGAGGTGAATTGATGATTACAAGTAGACAAAAATTAATCTTGAAAGCCATCATTGAGTTGTATGTAAAAGACGCTCAACCAGTTGGTTCTAAGTCGTTAACTCATTTACCTTACTTAAGTTTTTCTAGTGCAACTATTAGATATGATATGGCGCAATTAGAATTGCTGGGGTATCTTGAAAAAACACACACATCAAGTGGACGTGTACCTTCAGAAAAAGGGTATAGATATTATGTAGAACATCTAGTGACAAGAGATCAAGATGTTTTAAAATCTTTTCCTTTAATTGATGAAATATTTTTGAAAAATAAACTTGCTAGAGAACAAGCTATAGAAGACGCAATGAATTTATTATCAGAATTAACAAATTATACTGCTTTAGCTATAGGTCCGAGTGGAGCGAGTGCAAAAATTAAAAAAATTGATTTTGTACCCTTAACACCATCTCAAGCAGTTATATTGATTGTTACAGATCAAGGTCATGTGCAACATCAATCTATTAATGTTCCTAAAGAAGGACATATCAATGATGTTAAAGAAGTTATAAAGACTTTAGATGACTTATTAAGAGATAGAAGTATTGTTGATGCAAATAAAATATTAGAAAATGTTTTTGCTAAACAACAAATTGAATCTTTTATGACATATCAAACGCAAATCTTAGAATCATTTATTAATGCTTTTTCTAAATTTGCAGAAGATAATTTCTATTTATCTGGTGTTACAAATGTATTTGATCAACCAGAGTTTCATAATGCAAGGCACATGAAAAGCTTTGTTGATATGTTTGATAGAAGAGACCTTTTAAAACTTATTGGTGAACAAGATGGATTATCGATAAGATTTGGCAGTGACTTAAGATTAATTCCAATGGAAAATTGTACTGTCATATCAGTGCCTTACCAAATTAATGATGACGAGCATGGTACCATCGCTGTATTGGGCCCGACACGTATGGAATATAGTAAGGTTATTCCTTTAGTAGAATACATTGCGAGTAACTTAGGAAAATTATATAAAAAATAAAGGATGATAATTATGGAAGATGAAAAAAAAGATTTGACTGAGCAACTTGAAGAAGTTGCTAAAGAAGAACTAGTCGTTGAAGAAACTACTAAAAAAGAAAAAAAGAACAAATATAAAGAAAAAATCGAAACATTAGAACAAGAAGTTGCTCAATTAAAAGATAAATTATTAAGAAATGCAGCTGAATTAGAAAATTTCAAAAAAAGAATTACTTTAGAAAGAATAAATGATCGCAAGTTTGCTTCAAAAAATTTAGTTTATGATATTTTAGAACCACTTGATCAGTTAAACATGATTATAAACATGGAAACAGATAATGATGTATTAAAAAATTTCTTATATGGATTTAAAATGTTAAATGATAAATTTTATGAAGTTTTAAAAAATGATGGATTAAAGGAAATTGACGCTTTAAATAAGCAGTTTGATCCTAAATATCATCATGCAATTGAAAAAGAAAGTATTGAAGATAAACCTAATGGAATCAACTTAAAAGTGATTCAAAAAGGTTATATGTATAAAGAACAACTATTAAGACCTGCCATGGTCAAAATAAACGAATGGAGTGATGAAAATGGCAAAAACAAATAAGATTATAGGTATCGATTTAGGTACAACAAACTCAGTTGTCTCTGTAATGGAAGGCGGCGAAGCAAAAGTAATACCAAATGCTGAAGGCGGAAGAACTACACCATCAGTTATATCATTTAAAGGTGATGAAATTAGTGTAGGTGATGTTGCTAAAAGACAAGCAGTTACTAATCCTAACACAGTAAGTTCTATTAAAAGACATATGGGTGATGCGAATTATAAAGTTGACATCCAAGGTAAAAAATATACACCTCAACAATTATCAGCAATGATTTTACAAAATTTAAAGAAAACAGCTGAAGATTATTTAGGTGCTCAAGTGACTCAAGCAGTTATTACTGTTCCTGCATATTTTAATGATGCAGAACGCCAAGCAACAAAAGATGCTGGTAAAATTGCTGGACTTGATGTAAAACGTATTATCAATGAACCTACAGCTGCAGCTCTAGCTTATGGTATTGATAAGACAGATAAAGAACAAACAGTCTTAGTATTTGACTTAGGTGGAGGTACATTTGATGTATCTGTCTTAAGACTTGCTGATGGCACGTTTGAAGTTATTTCAACTGCAGGTAATAATAAACTTGGTGGAGATGACTTTGATCAAGAAGTTATTAATTATTTAGTAGCTGAATTTAAGAAAGAAAATGCTGTTGATCTATCTTTAGATAAGATGGCAGTACAAAGATTAAAAGATGCAGCTGAAAAAGCTAAAAAAGAATTAAGTGGTGTTTCTCAATCACAAATCAGTCTACCTTTTATTACAATGGGTGTTGCTGGTCCACTACATTTAGAAATGACTTTAACAAGAGCTAAGTTTAATGAATTAACTGCTCATTTAGTTGATAAATGTCAACAACCAGTTAGACGCGCATTATCAGATGCTAAACTAACACCTAAAGATATTGATCAAGTCTTATTAGTTGGTGGTTCTACACGTATCCCAGCTGTTCAAGATTTAGTTAAACGTGAATTAGGTAAAGAGCCTAATAGAAGTGTTAACCCTGATGAAGTTGTAGCAATGGGTGCAGCAATTCAAGGTGGTGTCTTAGCAGGTGATGTGAAAGATGTCTTATTATTAGATGTTACACCATTATCACTTGGTATTGAAACATTAGGTGGTGTATTCACCAAGTTAATTGAAAGAAATACTACAATTCCAACTTCTAAATCACAAGTGTTCTCAACTGCTGCTGATAATCAACCAGCTGTTGATATCCATGTATTGCAAGGTGAACGTTCAATGGCTCAAGATAATAAAACTTTAGGACGTTTCCAATTAGGAGATATTCCTGCTGCACGTCGTGGCGTTCCACAAATTGAAGTATCATTTGATATAGATGCTAATGGTATCGTATCAGTTAAAGCAAAAGATTTAGGAACTAACAAAGAACAATCTATTACAGTTACAGGCACTGGTTCTTTATCAGATGCTGAAATAGAAAAAATGGTTAAAGAAGCTGAAGAACAAGCAGAAGCAGATAAATTAAAACGTGAATCAGCAGACACAAGAAATGAAGCTTCAAATTTAATATTCCAAACAACTAAAGCTATTGAAGATTTAGGCGCAGATGTAGATGAAGCAACTAAGACTAAACTCCAAGATCAAATTAAAGATTTAGAGGAAGCTTTAAAAGGCGATGACATCGAAAATATCAAGGCTAAAAAAGAAGCTCTTGAAAAAGATGCACAAGAAATTGCAGCTAAAGCATATCAAAAATCACAACAACAAGCACAACCAGAGCAACCAGAAAATAATGAAACTAAGGATCAAGACGGTAAAACTACTGTTGATGCAGAATTTGAAGAAAAATAAACTAAAGGGGCATTGCCCCTTTAGCACTATGGAGTTGATGACTTATGGCAAATAAGAGAGATTTTTATGATGTATTAGGATTAAAAAAAGGCGCTAGTGAAGATGAGATAAAAAAAGCTTATCGAACGCTAGCAAAAAAATATCATCCTGATATATCCAAAGAAGCAAATGCAGAAAGCAAATTTAAAGAAGTTCAAGAAGCTTATGATACACTAAATGATGCTCAAAAAAAGGCAGCTTATGATCAATATGGTCATGATGGCAGTCCTTTTGGCGGACAAGGATTTGGTGGTGGACAAGGCTTTGGTGATTTTGGTGGATTTGGAGATATTTTTTCACAATTTTTTGGTGGAGGAAATAGATCACAAAAACAACAAAACTATAATGGACCACAGCGAGGCGAAGATTTAGAAAAAATGATGACAGTAGACTTTATGGATGCTGTTTTAGGAACTAAAAAAACGATTAGCGTGCAAGTTGAAGAAGAATGTCACACATGTCATGGATTGGGTGCTGAATCTAGTAAAGATGTTGAAGTATGCGATAGATGTCATGGAGATGGATTTGTTAATGTAGAGCAACGGACGATGTTTGGTGCAATGCGAACACAACAAGTTTGTCCAAAATGTGGTGGTCAAGGAAAAGTAATCAATAAGCGTTGTCATACATGTAATGGATCAGGCATCGAAAAAGTTACAAAGACTGTAGATGTTAATATTCCTGCTGGTGTAGATACAAATATGAGTTTAAAAGTTGCTGGTTATGGTAATGGAGGCACAAAAGGTGGATCTAAAGGTGATCTATACTTAAACTTTAGAGTTAAACCTCATAAAGTCTTTAAGCGTCATCACGACGATATTATCTTAGAAGTTCCAATTACTGTAACACAGGCTGTTTTAGGAGCTAAAATTGAAATCCCTACAATTTATGGAGATGTTGATTTAAAGATTCCTGCTGGTATTGAACACGGAACGATTTTAAGAATGAGAGAAAAAGGGGTCGCAAATGTTAGAAGTAAGAAAAAAGGCGATCAACAAGTCATTGTTCAGATTAAAGTTCCAAAGACTCTTTCAGCACAAGAGAAAAAACTTTATGAGGAATTAGATTCATTAGAATCCAAAGAAAAAGACAGTGCATGGCATAAATTTAAAAATTTATTCAAAAACTAAAATAAAAGCATCTTCCCAAGGGAGATGCTTTTTTACTTTTATTTTTGTTTTTTATAGATAACATATAAATTATCCGAAAATTTTTCATGTGAGATTAATTTCCAATTATTTAATTGATTGTGTTCATAAAACAAAGGAATACCATCTCCAATGGTTTTAGGAACTATATATAATTGTAATTCATCAACTAAATTGTTTTTCATAAAACTTTGAATTACACTTGCGCCTCCAAAAAGCCAAATATTTCCTGATAATTCATCTGTTAGCCCCTTTATGGGCATTTCAGTAAAAATTATGTTTTCATTGGTGCTTTCATAAGTTCGTTTAGTTAAAACATATATATTTTTATCTTTAAAAGGAATATCACCAAATTTTAACATCACATCATATGTTTTAGAACCCATAATAATGAAATCAATAGAATCGATAAAAGAGGTGAAATGATTTTGAAAACTAGGATCTATAGTCTCTAAAAAATCTACGGAATGATCTTTTCTTGAGATATAACCATCTAGCGAGACAGCGACCTGTAATATAACATATCCCATGATGTATATCTCCTTAATATATTTTTAAAAAGTAAAATTAATGGATTGATTGATCAACTAGCTTACTCTTACCTTTGATATAGGCAATTGCAACAGTACCAATTCCTGCGTTCATTGCAACAATAGGTGATATATTCATGATGTAAGTTGGAGGTTTTCCAATTAAATCAGTATAGATTTTTTCATATGAGGTTACCCTATCACCAGCATTTGCATGAACAATTGCATAATCATCAATCTCGTTAAATTCTAGAATACCTTTTATATGTTTAAAAATCTTTTTATTACTTGTTTTAATACTTAAGCCTTTATCAAAAATAATGCCTTCACCTTGGTCATCAATTGAGATAACAGGTTTTAAATTGACTATTTTACCAATGATGCCTGTTGTTTTTCCAACACGACCACTTCGAACCATATATTTTAAAGTCTTAACACTAACTAAAATTTTAGTTTCTTTTTTAAGTTTTTCAATATAAGTAACAATATCATCAAATTCCATACCTGCT
The sequence above is drawn from the Mariniplasma anaerobium genome and encodes:
- a CDS encoding nucleotide exchange factor GrpE codes for the protein MEDEKKDLTEQLEEVAKEELVVEETTKKEKKNKYKEKIETLEQEVAQLKDKLLRNAAELENFKKRITLERINDRKFASKNLVYDILEPLDQLNMIINMETDNDVLKNFLYGFKMLNDKFYEVLKNDGLKEIDALNKQFDPKYHHAIEKESIEDKPNGINLKVIQKGYMYKEQLLRPAMVKINEWSDENGKNK
- the dnaJ gene encoding molecular chaperone DnaJ is translated as MANKRDFYDVLGLKKGASEDEIKKAYRTLAKKYHPDISKEANAESKFKEVQEAYDTLNDAQKKAAYDQYGHDGSPFGGQGFGGGQGFGDFGGFGDIFSQFFGGGNRSQKQQNYNGPQRGEDLEKMMTVDFMDAVLGTKKTISVQVEEECHTCHGLGAESSKDVEVCDRCHGDGFVNVEQRTMFGAMRTQQVCPKCGGQGKVINKRCHTCNGSGIEKVTKTVDVNIPAGVDTNMSLKVAGYGNGGTKGGSKGDLYLNFRVKPHKVFKRHHDDIILEVPITVTQAVLGAKIEIPTIYGDVDLKIPAGIEHGTILRMREKGVANVRSKKKGDQQVIVQIKVPKTLSAQEKKLYEELDSLESKEKDSAWHKFKNLFKN
- the rpmG gene encoding 50S ribosomal protein L33; its protein translation is MRDLVKLVCTSCGDENYHTDKNKKTKPERLEFKKYCPRERKYTIHKEKK
- the hrcA gene encoding heat-inducible transcriptional repressor HrcA, which translates into the protein MITSRQKLILKAIIELYVKDAQPVGSKSLTHLPYLSFSSATIRYDMAQLELLGYLEKTHTSSGRVPSEKGYRYYVEHLVTRDQDVLKSFPLIDEIFLKNKLAREQAIEDAMNLLSELTNYTALAIGPSGASAKIKKIDFVPLTPSQAVILIVTDQGHVQHQSINVPKEGHINDVKEVIKTLDDLLRDRSIVDANKILENVFAKQQIESFMTYQTQILESFINAFSKFAEDNFYLSGVTNVFDQPEFHNARHMKSFVDMFDRRDLLKLIGEQDGLSIRFGSDLRLIPMENCTVISVPYQINDDEHGTIAVLGPTRMEYSKVIPLVEYIASNLGKLYKK
- the dnaK gene encoding molecular chaperone DnaK, with product MAKTNKIIGIDLGTTNSVVSVMEGGEAKVIPNAEGGRTTPSVISFKGDEISVGDVAKRQAVTNPNTVSSIKRHMGDANYKVDIQGKKYTPQQLSAMILQNLKKTAEDYLGAQVTQAVITVPAYFNDAERQATKDAGKIAGLDVKRIINEPTAAALAYGIDKTDKEQTVLVFDLGGGTFDVSVLRLADGTFEVISTAGNNKLGGDDFDQEVINYLVAEFKKENAVDLSLDKMAVQRLKDAAEKAKKELSGVSQSQISLPFITMGVAGPLHLEMTLTRAKFNELTAHLVDKCQQPVRRALSDAKLTPKDIDQVLLVGGSTRIPAVQDLVKRELGKEPNRSVNPDEVVAMGAAIQGGVLAGDVKDVLLLDVTPLSLGIETLGGVFTKLIERNTTIPTSKSQVFSTAADNQPAVDIHVLQGERSMAQDNKTLGRFQLGDIPAARRGVPQIEVSFDIDANGIVSVKAKDLGTNKEQSITVTGTGSLSDAEIEKMVKEAEEQAEADKLKRESADTRNEASNLIFQTTKAIEDLGADVDEATKTKLQDQIKDLEEALKGDDIENIKAKKEALEKDAQEIAAKAYQKSQQQAQPEQPENNETKDQDGKTTVDAEFEEK
- a CDS encoding MBL fold metallo-hydrolase, with amino-acid sequence MKTFKENKIFAHSFLLCRFDVCYLIDPSHDLESIIEALEGRKLEGILLTHAHMDHVELIHMFDCPIYMHLDDAHLLFEDQYNGYHPNKHPYMRKALKLKYVADGTKLAMGDGFIEVIHTPGHTKGSVCYLYDSKLFAGDTLFRESVGRHDLYSGSLVELRKSIIKLMKLPGQTKVYPGHDENTTIRYEQKHNPYYIKWAKQQKK
- a CDS encoding dihydrofolate reductase family protein, with the translated sequence MGYVILQVAVSLDGYISRKDHSVDFLETIDPSFQNHFTSFIDSIDFIIMGSKTYDVMLKFGDIPFKDKNIYVLTKRTYESTNENIIFTEMPIKGLTDELSGNIWLFGGASVIQSFMKNNLVDELQLYIVPKTIGDGIPLFYEHNQLNNWKLISHEKFSDNLYVIYKKQK
- the ispG gene encoding flavodoxin-dependent (E)-4-hydroxy-3-methylbut-2-enyl-diphosphate synthase, whose amino-acid sequence is MLQREQTHPIKIGSYTMGGNNKVYIQSMTNTYTKDVEATVKQIKMLEKAGCEIIRVAVLDLVDAKAIKEIKKQISIPLVADIHFDYRLALASIENGADKIRLNPGNILKREHVELVVNACKEKHIPIRIGVNSGSLPGRAEPTPELMVEVAKSHVDILESMDFHDIALSLKATDMNLMIETYRLAAKTFNYPLHLGVTEAGTAFSGGIKSAMGIGILLHEGIGNTIRVSLTDNPILEIQAAKEILKNLGLKDKVPNLISCPTCGRIQYDMIDIAKKIEKYLLQINKTINVAIMGCAVNGPGEAKHADIGVAGGKGEAILFRKGKIIKKIKESEVYDELIKEIDQFDDSIYDK